The following proteins are encoded in a genomic region of Oncorhynchus kisutch isolate 150728-3 linkage group LG4, Okis_V2, whole genome shotgun sequence:
- the LOC116373155 gene encoding keratin-associated protein 10-7-like — translation MNSSSLPCAPCLSLCCRTLPFAPSFSLCCRTLPFAPSFSLCCRTLPCAPSYSLCCRTLPFAPFFSLCCRTLPCAPCLSLCCRTLPFVPSFSLCCRTLPCAPCLSLCCRTLPCAPCLSLCCRTLPCAPCLSLCCRTLPFAPSFSLCCRTLPFAPSFSLCCRTLPCAPSYSLCCRTLPFAPFFSLCCRTLPCAPCLSLCCRTLPFVPSFSLCCRTLPCAPCLSLCCRTLPCAPCLSLCCRTLPCAPCLSLCCRTLPCAPCLSLCCRTLPFAPSFSLCCRTLPFAPSFSLCCRTLPCAPSFSLCCRTLPFAPSFSLCCRTLPFAPSFSLCCRTLPCAPCLSLCCRTLPCAPCLSLCCRTLPCNSK, via the coding sequence ATGAACAGCAGCTCCCTGCCCTGTGCTCCCTGCCTCAGTCTGTGTTGCAGGACCCTGCCCTTTGCCCCCTCCTTCAGTCTGTGTTGCAGGACCCTGCCCTTTGCCCCCTCATTCAGTCTGTGTTGCAGGACCCTGCCCTGTGCCCCCTCCTACAGTCTGTGTTGCAGGACCCTGCCCTTTGCCCCCTTCTTCAGTCTGTGTTGCAGGACCCTGCCCTGTGCCCCCTGCCTCAGTCTGTGTTGCAGGACCCTGCCCTTTGTCCCCTCCTTCAGTCTGTGTTGCAGGACCCTGCCCTGTGCCCCCTGCCTCAGTCTGTGTTGCAGGACCCTGCCCTGTGCCCCCTGCCTCAGTCTGTGTTGCAGGACCCTGCCCTGTGCCCCCTGCCTCAGTCTGTGTTGCAGGACCCTGCCCTTTGCCCCCTCCTTCAGTCTGTGTTGCAGGACCCTGCCCTTTGCCCCCTCCTTCAGTCTGTGTTGCAGGACCCTGCCCTGTGCCCCCTCCTACAGTCTGTGTTGCAGGACCCTGCCCTTTGCCCCCTTCTTCAGTCTGTGTTGCAGGACCCTGCCCTGTGCCCCCTGCCTCAGTCTGTGTTGCAGGACCCTGCCCTTTGTCCCCTCCTTCAGTCTGTGTTGCAGGACCCTGCCCTGTGCCCCCTGCCTCAGTCTGTGTTGCAGGACCCTGCCCTGTGCCCCCTGCCTCAGTCTGTGTTGCAGGACCCTGCCCTGTGCCCCCTGCCTCAGTCTGTGTTGCAGGACCCTGCCCTGTGCCCCCTGCCTCAGTCTGTGTTGCAGGACCCTGCCCTTTGCCCCCTCCTTCAGTCTGTGTTGCAGGACCCTGCCCTTTGCCCCCTCCTTCAGTCTGTGTTGCAGGACCCTGCCCTGTGCCCCCTCCTTCAGTCTGTGTTGCAGGACCCTGCCCTTTGCCCCCTCCTTCAGTCTGTGTTGCAGGACCCTGCCCTTTGCCCCCTCCTTCAGTCTGTGTTGCAGGACCCTGCCCTGTGCCCCCTGCCTCAGTCTGTGTTGCAGGACCCTGCCCTGTGCCCCCTGCCTCAGTCTGTGTTGCAGGACCCTGCCCTGCAACAGTAAATAG